In Deinococcus puniceus, one genomic interval encodes:
- a CDS encoding DUF402 domain-containing protein yields MKRKIFDLRPWARVTAHTQTQTVIPGYVILDFTAHTVIRPLDVPRPAGEGIVRVLDNGFRWVRAHPTGTGEGVMGSALTVQLDETGRPVQFYADIHTGEGVGEDGLPWHDDLYLDVIAEPQGGGWGVAHTNIIDAEDLEEAVAAGLVTPELAEVTWAQARAVEAELHAGTYAPLAVLQRYLEDPYT; encoded by the coding sequence ATGAAACGCAAGATTTTTGACCTCCGCCCTTGGGCACGGGTGACCGCCCACACGCAGACCCAGACCGTCATTCCGGGGTACGTGATTCTGGACTTCACGGCCCACACGGTCATCAGGCCGCTGGATGTGCCGCGCCCCGCCGGGGAGGGCATCGTGCGTGTCCTCGATAACGGCTTTCGTTGGGTGCGTGCCCACCCCACCGGAACGGGAGAAGGCGTGATGGGCAGCGCCCTGACGGTGCAACTGGACGAAACAGGGCGGCCCGTGCAGTTTTACGCCGACATCCACACGGGCGAGGGCGTGGGCGAAGACGGCCTGCCTTGGCACGACGACCTGTATCTGGACGTGATCGCGGAACCCCAAGGGGGCGGCTGGGGTGTAGCCCACACGAACATCATCGATGCCGAGGACTTGGAGGAAGCGGTAGCGGCGGGGCTGGTGACACCCGAACTAGCAGAAGTGACGTGGGCACAGGCGCGGGCCGTAGAAGCCGAACTACACGCCGGAACGTATGCGCCACTGGCGGTGCTGCAGCGGTATTTGGAAGACCCGTATACCTGA
- a CDS encoding dipeptidase, whose protein sequence is MTTSEHLPGSSDLSAHLDRAGAEAELFELLRIPSVSADPSHVPDMARAADFLRAKLETLGFTVRVDATSHTGKGGQTVAGHPVVFAEKQVDASKPTVMIYGHYDVQPEAPLEEWVSPPFEPTVRNGRVYARGSTDDKGQAYAHVRGVELLLSQGALPVNVKFLLEGEEEVGSPSLAAYLRANVEALKADVIVISDGSRFAPDVPTVTYGLRGLSYVEIHVQGANRDLHSGSYGGAAPNPINALAEIIAKLKDDQGRVTIPGFYDGVEEITPAEREMWAKLPQDDAAFAASIDVPALPGEAGYSVLERLWARPTLDVNGIWGGYQGEGSKTVIAAKAGAKVSMRLVPGQDPERITQLITDYVPTIAPAGVKVEVKSLHGGQPIKVDADSPFVQAAGRALKRVYNRDAAFARTGGSIPIVADFRSILGAPVLLVDFGLNEDAPHSPNESFALEDYHNGILTGAYLLQELGQVGESEQ, encoded by the coding sequence ATGACCACCTCTGAGCATCTGCCGGGTTCTTCCGATCTGTCGGCCCACCTTGACCGCGCCGGGGCCGAAGCCGAATTGTTTGAGCTGCTGCGGATTCCCAGCGTCAGCGCCGATCCCAGCCACGTGCCCGATATGGCCCGCGCCGCCGACTTTTTGCGGGCCAAGCTGGAAACGTTGGGCTTTACGGTGCGCGTGGACGCTACGTCCCACACGGGTAAGGGCGGGCAAACAGTGGCTGGACATCCGGTGGTGTTTGCCGAGAAGCAGGTGGATGCCAGCAAACCCACCGTGATGATCTACGGCCATTACGACGTACAGCCCGAAGCGCCGCTGGAAGAATGGGTCTCGCCGCCCTTCGAACCCACCGTGCGGAATGGCCGGGTTTATGCACGCGGCAGCACCGACGACAAGGGGCAGGCCTACGCCCATGTGCGCGGCGTGGAACTGCTGCTGTCTCAGGGCGCGTTGCCCGTGAACGTCAAGTTTTTGCTGGAAGGTGAGGAAGAAGTGGGTAGCCCCAGCCTCGCGGCATACCTGCGGGCCAACGTGGAGGCGCTGAAGGCCGATGTGATCGTGATTTCGGACGGCAGCCGCTTTGCCCCCGACGTGCCCACCGTGACCTACGGCCTGCGCGGCCTGAGCTACGTGGAAATTCATGTACAGGGCGCAAACCGTGACCTGCACAGCGGCAGCTACGGCGGGGCCGCCCCCAACCCCATCAATGCGCTGGCCGAGATCATTGCCAAACTGAAGGATGACCAAGGCCGCGTGACCATCCCCGGTTTTTATGACGGTGTAGAAGAAATCACGCCCGCCGAGCGCGAAATGTGGGCCAAACTGCCGCAGGACGACGCCGCGTTTGCCGCGTCCATAGATGTGCCTGCCTTGCCCGGAGAGGCCGGATACAGCGTGCTGGAACGCCTCTGGGCGCGGCCCACGCTGGACGTGAACGGCATCTGGGGCGGTTATCAGGGCGAGGGCAGCAAAACCGTGATTGCCGCCAAAGCCGGAGCCAAAGTGAGCATGCGCCTCGTGCCGGGGCAAGACCCGGAGCGGATTACGCAGCTCATCACCGATTACGTGCCCACCATCGCCCCCGCAGGCGTGAAGGTAGAAGTGAAGTCGCTGCACGGCGGCCAGCCGATTAAAGTGGACGCCGATTCCCCGTTCGTGCAGGCGGCGGGCCGCGCCCTGAAGCGGGTCTACAACCGCGACGCCGCCTTTGCCCGTACCGGGGGCAGCATTCCCATCGTGGCCGACTTCCGCTCTATTCTGGGTGCGCCCGTACTGCTCGTCGACTTCGGCCTGAACGAAGACGCGCCCCACTCGCCCAACGAAAGCTTCGCGCTGGAGGATTACCACAACGGGATTCTGACGGGGGCTTATCTGCTTCAGGAGTTGGGGCAGGTGGGCGAGTCGGAGCAGTGA
- a CDS encoding NUDIX domain-containing protein, with product MAGVVDGAARTPSSGFRLFKFAAISAWIRRALPLARADSGRVPKQRVGAGVAVLDHHNILLIRRADNGLWDIPGGAVESGEVVEDAARRELREETGVEAATLTLRGVFSGPTFQHTYPDGNVVEWVTVLFSAQWNGQSPRADDDAAQVAWYPLDALPAGLSPAAGRYLALIQTQTGQTQTGAAHA from the coding sequence ATGGCGGGAGTGGTGGACGGCGCGGCCCGCACGCCAAGTTCCGGCTTTCGGCTCTTCAAGTTCGCGGCGATCAGCGCGTGGATTCGCCGGGCCTTGCCTCTTGCCCGCGCCGATTCAGGCCGTGTCCCAAAACAGCGTGTCGGCGCGGGCGTGGCTGTCCTAGACCACCACAACATCCTGCTGATTCGCCGCGCCGACAACGGCCTGTGGGACATTCCGGGCGGGGCAGTAGAGTCGGGCGAAGTGGTGGAGGACGCCGCTCGACGCGAACTGCGCGAAGAAACGGGTGTGGAGGCTGCAACCCTTACACTGCGGGGCGTGTTCAGTGGGCCAACCTTCCAGCATACCTATCCCGATGGCAACGTCGTGGAATGGGTCACAGTCTTGTTTTCTGCCCAGTGGAACGGTCAGTCCCCGCGTGCAGACGATGACGCCGCACAGGTGGCGTGGTATCCGCTGGACGCCTTGCCCGCCGGTCTTTCCCCCGCTGCTGGGCGGTATCTGGCCCTGATTCAGACGCAAACTGGGCAAACCCAAACCGGGGCCGCGCATGCCTGA
- a CDS encoding YifB family Mg chelatase-like AAA ATPase has protein sequence MLARARSVALIGVDAVPVEVEVDVSPGLPAFNVVGLPDQSVSEARERVRAAIRNAGLPFPAARITVNLAPADLRKEGPLYDLPIALGLLAAQELLPASALEGTLVAGELALDGTLRPIAGAVNLALLASSLGLPALLPAGNAREAALIDGVTVFGAANLLEAVRHLSGQALLSATDPPLPDAPSDLHPDLADLKGQSSARRALEIALAGGHNLLMIGSPGSGKTMLARRAPGLLPPLTRAEALEVTRIHSAAGLLTARGTLTLAAPYRTPHHTVSDAGLIGGGSVPRPGEVSLAHRGVLFLDEFPEFSRKALETLRQPLEDGTVTISRARASVEYPARFQLLAAMNPCPCGHFGDLEKTCTCTPLQRTRYAARLSGPLLDRIDLVVRVPRLTLDELTRAPEPEGSAPVRARITAARDLMLERQGGRNTDLAGQHLRKHAPLNAGPDAFLRAAARQLGLTGRGFDRILRVARTVADLAGGGDIRESHLAEAVTYRPRDLT, from the coding sequence ATGCTGGCGCGGGCGCGGAGTGTGGCCCTGATCGGTGTGGACGCGGTGCCAGTCGAAGTGGAAGTGGATGTCAGCCCCGGCCTGCCCGCCTTCAATGTGGTGGGCCTGCCCGATCAATCGGTGAGCGAGGCACGGGAACGGGTGCGGGCGGCGATTCGGAATGCGGGGCTGCCCTTTCCAGCGGCGCGAATTACGGTCAATCTGGCCCCTGCCGATCTGCGAAAAGAAGGCCCGCTGTACGACTTGCCCATCGCTTTGGGGCTGTTGGCGGCGCAGGAACTCTTGCCCGCGTCGGCGCTGGAAGGCACGCTGGTAGCGGGCGAACTAGCACTGGACGGCACCTTGCGGCCTATCGCGGGGGCGGTGAATCTAGCCTTGTTGGCCTCTAGCCTCGGCCTACCTGCCCTGCTGCCCGCTGGAAACGCCCGCGAAGCCGCCCTGATCGACGGCGTGACCGTGTTCGGGGCCGCCAATTTACTGGAAGCCGTGCGCCACCTGAGCGGGCAAGCCCTGCTGAGCGCCACCGACCCGCCCCTGCCCGACGCTCCCAGCGACCTGCACCCCGATCTGGCCGACCTGAAGGGCCAAAGCTCGGCCCGCCGCGCCCTGGAAATCGCACTGGCAGGCGGCCACAACCTCCTGATGATCGGCTCTCCGGGCAGCGGCAAAACCATGCTGGCCCGCCGCGCTCCGGGCTTGCTGCCACCGCTCACACGGGCCGAGGCGCTGGAAGTCACGCGCATCCATTCGGCGGCGGGCCTGCTGACGGCGCGGGGCACACTCACTTTGGCGGCTCCGTACCGCACGCCGCACCACACCGTGTCCGACGCCGGATTGATCGGCGGGGGCAGCGTGCCGCGTCCGGGGGAAGTGTCGCTGGCCCATCGGGGCGTTTTATTTTTAGACGAATTTCCTGAATTTAGCCGTAAGGCACTGGAAACGTTGCGGCAACCGCTGGAAGACGGCACCGTCACCATCAGCCGGGCGCGGGCCAGCGTGGAATATCCAGCCCGGTTTCAGTTGCTGGCCGCCATGAATCCGTGCCCCTGCGGGCATTTTGGCGACCTCGAAAAAACCTGCACCTGCACCCCCCTTCAGCGCACCCGCTACGCCGCACGCCTCAGCGGGCCTTTGCTAGACCGAATTGACCTTGTGGTCAGGGTTCCCCGCTTGACTCTGGATGAGCTGACGCGTGCGCCGGAGCCGGAAGGCAGCGCCCCGGTTCGCGCCCGAATTACTGCCGCCCGCGACCTGATGCTGGAGCGGCAGGGCGGGCGAAATACCGACCTTGCGGGCCAACACCTTCGCAAGCACGCGCCGTTGAATGCTGGCCCAGACGCCTTTCTGCGGGCAGCGGCGCGGCAACTGGGCCTGACCGGGCGCGGCTTTGACCGAATCTTGCGGGTAGCCCGCACGGTGGCCGACTTGGCGGGCGGCGGCGACATCCGCGAATCGCACTTGGCCGAAGCCGTGACCTACCGTCCGCGTGACTTGACCTAG
- a CDS encoding sulfite oxidase-like oxidoreductase: protein MLGRFFKKPENDMGGRVPPGQTLTTRFPVLTYGPAQRYAAQDVVIRITGLAEEQTLTWAELMALPQTTLTYDIHCVTHWSKLDTTWTGVRVVDLMEHLKLKPGATHVMQHSVGGYTTNLSLEDFTRPENLLAYEFDGEPLEAEHGGPLRMVVPHLYFWKSAKWLTGLEFMAADEPGFWERNGYHMRGDPFKDERYSD, encoded by the coding sequence ATGTTAGGCAGATTTTTTAAGAAGCCGGAGAACGATATGGGAGGCCGCGTGCCGCCCGGTCAGACCCTCACCACGCGCTTTCCGGTGCTGACCTATGGCCCGGCCCAGCGCTACGCCGCGCAGGATGTGGTGATCCGTATTACCGGGCTGGCCGAGGAACAAACGCTGACGTGGGCCGAGCTGATGGCGCTGCCGCAAACCACCCTGACCTACGATATTCATTGCGTAACTCACTGGAGCAAACTCGATACCACGTGGACGGGCGTGCGGGTCGTCGACCTGATGGAACACCTGAAGCTGAAGCCGGGGGCCACCCACGTCATGCAGCACAGCGTCGGCGGGTACACCACCAACCTCAGCCTCGAAGATTTTACCCGCCCCGAAAACCTGCTGGCCTACGAATTTGACGGCGAACCGTTGGAAGCCGAACACGGTGGGCCGCTGCGAATGGTCGTGCCGCACCTGTACTTTTGGAAGAGTGCCAAGTGGCTGACGGGCCTAGAGTTTATGGCCGCCGATGAGCCCGGATTCTGGGAGCGCAACGGGTATCACATGCGCGGCGATCCGTTTAAAGATGAGCGGTACAGCGACTAA
- the hspR gene encoding heat shock protein transcriptional repressor HspR, fused homodimer type: MANQSKHRPVYVISVAAELVDMHPQTLRLYERKGLIRPGRSTGKTRLYSERDIEHLREIRRLTQELGVNLAGVEEVMRLQHELDDMQGEFEAEIERIEGELREQVQQKALPAPGEKLDPRDRPVYVISIAAELVDMHPQTLRLYERKQLIRPGRSSGKTRLYSERDIDHLREIRRLTQELGVNLAGVEEIMRLRHALDGARTHLEGNVQKLQNDITERMTLWRELPAPEAEAHEPADEQRPAPALKGGD, from the coding sequence ATGGCAAATCAGTCTAAGCATCGTCCGGTCTACGTGATTTCTGTCGCGGCAGAGCTGGTGGATATGCATCCGCAGACGCTGCGGCTGTACGAGCGCAAAGGGCTGATTCGTCCGGGCCGCAGCACCGGTAAAACGCGCCTGTACAGCGAACGCGACATCGAGCATCTGCGCGAAATTCGCCGCCTGACACAGGAGCTTGGTGTGAATTTGGCGGGTGTGGAAGAAGTCATGCGCCTGCAACACGAACTTGACGATATGCAGGGCGAGTTCGAGGCCGAGATCGAGCGAATTGAGGGCGAGTTGCGCGAGCAGGTGCAGCAAAAAGCCTTGCCTGCCCCCGGCGAAAAACTAGATCCGCGTGACCGTCCGGTGTATGTGATTTCTATTGCCGCCGAACTGGTGGACATGCACCCGCAAACGCTGCGCCTGTACGAGCGCAAGCAACTGATCCGGCCCGGACGCAGCAGCGGCAAAACCCGGCTGTACAGCGAGCGCGATATAGACCATCTGCGCGAAATCCGCCGTCTGACGCAGGAACTCGGCGTAAATCTGGCGGGTGTAGAAGAAATTATGCGGCTCCGGCACGCGCTGGACGGCGCACGCACGCACCTAGAGGGCAACGTGCAAAAGCTGCAAAACGACATCACCGAACGCATGACCTTGTGGCGCGAGTTGCCTGCGCCGGAAGCAGAGGCGCATGAGCCAGCCGACGAGCAGAGACCCGCTCCAGCACTCAAAGGCGGCGATTGA
- a CDS encoding metallophosphoesterase, whose translation MPDLWVVGDIHGAYDKVRAILLRAGLIDFDGAWTAGDTHLVFLGDYMDRGPDGLGVVRFIRNLEIQARLAGGQVTALLGNHEVMFLAAQRFRRTDPDDQYGFNDYWISNGGQMRDAARMEAGDHAWLSERPALARAGNWLLMHADTRMYTRFGGTIEEINAAISALLQTNEPEAWGSFANAFADRFAFSLNGGEKSAWQLLRTLGGDRLVHGHTPVYILLDENMHGPTLGPGAPIPYAGRLCVAMDSGMAYRDDAGFIARLDGTGIAEVVTFPSGAPLH comes from the coding sequence ATGCCTGACCTCTGGGTGGTGGGCGATATTCACGGTGCTTACGACAAAGTGCGGGCCATTTTGCTAAGGGCTGGCCTGATCGATTTCGACGGCGCGTGGACAGCAGGAGACACCCATCTGGTGTTTTTGGGCGACTACATGGATCGGGGGCCAGACGGCCTCGGCGTGGTGCGCTTTATTCGGAATCTGGAGATTCAGGCGCGGTTGGCGGGCGGGCAGGTCACGGCACTCCTCGGCAACCATGAAGTGATGTTCTTGGCGGCCCAGCGGTTCCGGCGCACCGACCCGGACGACCAATACGGCTTCAACGACTACTGGATCAGCAACGGCGGGCAGATGCGCGACGCCGCCCGGATGGAAGCGGGCGACCATGCGTGGCTCAGCGAGCGCCCCGCCTTGGCCCGCGCAGGGAACTGGCTTCTCATGCACGCCGACACGCGCATGTACACCCGCTTCGGCGGCACAATCGAGGAGATCAACGCGGCCATCAGCGCCCTGCTTCAAACCAACGAACCCGAAGCGTGGGGCAGTTTTGCCAATGCTTTCGCTGACCGCTTCGCCTTTTCTTTGAATGGCGGAGAAAAATCCGCGTGGCAACTCCTGCGAACCCTCGGCGGAGACCGGCTGGTGCATGGGCATACGCCGGTGTACATCCTGCTCGATGAAAACATGCACGGCCCCACCCTCGGCCCCGGCGCACCGATTCCCTACGCGGGGCGGCTGTGCGTGGCGATGGACAGCGGCATGGCCTACCGAGACGACGCCGGATTTATAGCGCGGCTGGACGGCACGGGCATTGCCGAAGTCGTGACTTTTCCCAGTGGCGCACCGCTGCACTGA
- a CDS encoding DUF4032 domain-containing protein, with product MHANNQARHEVERARLLADVRDLLGILRREPNELLPFDWMKHLGPQGEHQLGLQAIPVDQITGSVDRYREFDRHYLPKEKHLDERWIGVRSAQLEGKELPPIQVYKVGDLYFVKDGNHRVSVARRQGQKYIDANVIELNVTVPPEEHDTLKDLIIKGEYAHFLRETNLDRLVPNHSGILFTTPGRYDRLLEHIRTRQYFLDRKPGREGLPPVTWEEAVESWYKRLYCRILENIDKHDVMKRFPGRTEADLYLWIMDHRYFLTTQEGHDIGSEEATKDFRAHYAPPLYKRLGQRVQLLLKGELDPVT from the coding sequence ATGCACGCCAACAATCAGGCCAGACATGAAGTCGAACGTGCCCGCTTACTCGCCGATGTGCGCGACCTGCTGGGCATCTTGCGCCGTGAACCCAATGAACTCTTGCCCTTCGACTGGATGAAACATCTCGGCCCTCAAGGTGAGCACCAGTTGGGCTTGCAAGCTATTCCCGTCGATCAGATCACCGGTTCTGTTGACCGGTACCGCGAATTTGACCGTCACTATTTGCCCAAAGAAAAACACCTCGACGAACGCTGGATCGGCGTCCGGAGTGCCCAACTGGAAGGCAAGGAATTGCCACCCATACAGGTCTACAAAGTGGGCGACCTCTACTTTGTCAAAGACGGCAACCACCGCGTCAGCGTGGCGCGTCGGCAGGGTCAGAAATACATAGACGCCAACGTGATCGAATTGAACGTGACCGTGCCGCCCGAAGAGCACGACACCCTCAAGGATTTGATCATCAAGGGCGAATACGCGCACTTTTTGCGTGAAACCAACCTTGACCGGCTCGTGCCCAACCACAGCGGAATTCTCTTTACCACGCCGGGTCGCTACGACCGCCTGCTGGAGCACATCCGCACCCGGCAGTATTTCCTAGACCGCAAGCCCGGACGCGAAGGCCTGCCGCCCGTGACTTGGGAAGAGGCCGTGGAAAGCTGGTACAAGCGCCTGTATTGCCGAATCCTAGAGAACATCGACAAGCACGACGTGATGAAGCGCTTTCCGGGCCGCACCGAAGCCGATCTGTACCTGTGGATCATGGATCACCGTTACTTTCTGACCACCCAAGAAGGCCACGACATCGGCAGCGAGGAAGCCACCAAGGATTTCCGCGCCCACTACGCGCCGCCGCTGTACAAACGCTTGGGCCAACGCGTGCAACTGCTGCTGAAAGGCGAACTTGATCCAGTGACGTAA
- the purN gene encoding phosphoribosylglycinamide formyltransferase, with protein MKLAFLASHGGSAARHIASACASGALNGVPVALASNNSRSPALLWAQESGLKWAHLSSARTPDADALDAAILDFLLESGADTLVLSGYMRELGPRVLGQFAGRVVNVHPSLLPRHGGRGMYGDRVHEAVLAAGDTESGATVHLVTQGIDEGPILAQSRVPVLPGDTLESLKARVQATEGDLMLEALRTLQE; from the coding sequence ATGAAGTTGGCTTTCCTCGCTTCGCACGGAGGAAGCGCCGCCCGCCACATCGCTTCGGCTTGCGCTTCCGGTGCGCTGAACGGCGTTCCGGTGGCGCTGGCCTCCAACAACAGCCGTTCTCCGGCGCTGCTGTGGGCGCAAGAATCGGGCCTGAAGTGGGCGCATCTCAGCTCGGCCCGCACGCCCGACGCCGACGCGCTGGACGCCGCCATTCTGGACTTTTTGCTGGAATCGGGGGCCGATACGCTGGTGCTGAGCGGCTATATGCGCGAGTTGGGGCCGCGTGTGCTGGGGCAGTTTGCGGGGCGCGTGGTCAACGTGCATCCCAGCCTCTTGCCCCGGCACGGTGGGCGCGGCATGTACGGAGACCGGGTGCATGAGGCGGTTCTGGCGGCGGGCGACACGGAAAGCGGCGCGACGGTGCATCTGGTCACGCAGGGCATAGACGAGGGGCCGATTCTGGCCCAGTCGCGGGTGCCCGTGCTGCCCGGAGACACGCTGGAGAGCCTGAAAGCCCGCGTGCAGGCCACCGAAGGCGACTTGATGTTGGAGGCGCTCAGGACATTGCAGGAGTAG
- a CDS encoding DUF4442 domain-containing protein — MTQPDLAPDPAATRPALPGFAVKAVKAALHAIPMNATVGVQITDAGVGWAEGACADTAPFRNHLGTIHAGAQFLLAEAVSGAAFAGAFAAQLAQAVPLIEKLETHYVARARGDITAQGQIDPATLPAAYAEFAEHGKARLTVNVTVKDAEDKAVMRAVAHWYIRASGQKQGS, encoded by the coding sequence ATGACCCAGCCTGACCTTGCTCCTGACCCTGCCGCCACCCGTCCTGCCCTGCCCGGTTTTGCCGTGAAGGCCGTAAAAGCTGCACTGCACGCCATTCCTATGAATGCGACGGTGGGCGTGCAGATCACCGATGCGGGTGTGGGCTGGGCCGAGGGGGCGTGCGCCGATACCGCGCCGTTTCGCAACCACTTGGGCACCATTCATGCTGGGGCGCAATTTTTGCTGGCCGAAGCCGTGAGCGGGGCCGCCTTTGCCGGAGCCTTCGCCGCGCAACTCGCTCAGGCGGTGCCCCTGATAGAAAAGCTGGAAACGCATTACGTAGCCCGCGCTCGGGGCGACATTACGGCGCAGGGCCAAATTGATCCGGCCACCTTACCCGCCGCCTACGCCGAGTTCGCCGAACACGGGAAGGCCCGATTAACCGTCAATGTGACCGTGAAGGACGCTGAAGATAAAGCGGTGATGCGGGCGGTGGCCCACTGGTACATCCGCGCGTCGGGCCAGAAGCAAGGCAGCTAG
- a CDS encoding mismatch-specific DNA-glycosylase, with protein sequence MSGLDRAPYLVPDVLQPGLTLVLIGTAPSKISARARAYYANPQNKFWSVLHSVGLTPRQLSPHEYALLPSWGIGLTDVAKRHSGVDAALPAEAWAPEELRLKIRTHAPQLVAFTSKRGASEVLGKATGRLPYGVQPDLLEGAEVWVLPSTSPLGHTHFVLEPWQALGERVGALRSSG encoded by the coding sequence ATGAGCGGGCTAGACCGCGCCCCCTACCTCGTCCCTGATGTGTTGCAGCCGGGGCTGACGCTGGTGCTGATCGGCACGGCCCCCAGCAAGATCAGTGCGCGGGCGCGGGCCTACTACGCCAACCCTCAAAACAAGTTCTGGAGCGTGCTGCACAGCGTGGGCCTCACGCCCCGGCAATTGTCGCCCCACGAGTACGCGTTGTTGCCCAGTTGGGGAATCGGCCTCACCGATGTGGCCAAACGGCATTCAGGCGTAGACGCCGCCCTGCCCGCCGAAGCGTGGGCACCCGAAGAACTGCGCCTGAAAATACGCACCCACGCGCCGCAACTGGTCGCCTTCACCAGCAAACGCGGCGCGTCCGAGGTGCTGGGCAAAGCCACCGGGCGCTTGCCTTACGGCGTGCAGCCCGACTTGCTGGAAGGGGCGGAAGTGTGGGTGCTGCCGTCTACGAGTCCACTGGGACACACCCATTTTGTGCTGGAGCCTTGGCAAGCGCTGGGAGAACGGGTAGGGGCGCTCAGAAGCTCCGGCTAA
- a CDS encoding PQQ-dependent sugar dehydrogenase, with amino-acid sequence MLRPLLLSGALALSASACAQTPSPSPFTVPDGFRVNLFAEGFKQPRFMAVAPGGDVFVSDQGAGTVTVLADANRDGKADGKTVFASGLNRPHGLAFHGGFLYVANTDGVVRFKYMPGDVKASGAAQKVVDLPGGGGHSTRTVEFGPDGKMYVSVGSTCNVCEENDPRRAAIWVYDAEGKNGKLFASGLRNAVGLEWNGGTLYATNNGRDQLGDDIPPEGFYRVQAGGFYGWPYCFTTQAGKAQVWDRDFGRKNASTCANATPAFALTTAHSAPLGLAFYTGNTFPTAYRGMMFSALHGSWNRSQKSGYKVIMIDPKTGKTTDFLTGFLSGQRVLGRPVDLVVAADGAMLLTDDGAGKVWRIQYTGN; translated from the coding sequence ATGCTTCGCCCCCTCCTGCTTTCCGGCGCACTCGCGCTGTCAGCTTCTGCCTGTGCCCAAACCCCTTCCCCATCGCCGTTTACTGTGCCGGACGGTTTCCGCGTCAACCTCTTTGCCGAAGGGTTCAAACAGCCCCGGTTTATGGCCGTCGCGCCGGGCGGAGACGTGTTCGTCTCGGATCAGGGGGCGGGCACCGTGACCGTGCTGGCCGATGCCAACCGTGACGGCAAGGCGGACGGCAAAACCGTGTTCGCATCGGGCCTGAACCGCCCGCACGGATTGGCCTTTCACGGCGGGTTTTTGTACGTCGCCAACACCGACGGCGTGGTGCGCTTCAAGTACATGCCGGGCGACGTGAAGGCCAGCGGCGCGGCGCAAAAAGTGGTGGATTTGCCGGGCGGCGGCGGCCATTCCACCCGCACCGTAGAATTTGGGCCAGACGGCAAAATGTACGTGTCGGTGGGCAGCACCTGCAATGTCTGCGAGGAAAATGACCCCCGCCGCGCCGCCATCTGGGTCTACGACGCCGAGGGCAAAAACGGCAAACTCTTCGCGTCGGGCCTCCGAAACGCGGTGGGCTTGGAGTGGAACGGCGGCACGTTGTACGCCACCAACAACGGGCGTGACCAACTGGGCGACGATATTCCGCCTGAGGGGTTTTACCGCGTGCAGGCGGGCGGATTTTACGGCTGGCCGTACTGCTTCACCACGCAAGCAGGCAAAGCCCAAGTCTGGGACAGGGATTTTGGCCGCAAAAATGCCAGTACTTGTGCCAACGCCACGCCCGCCTTTGCCCTGACCACCGCGCATTCAGCCCCGCTGGGACTGGCTTTTTACACCGGAAACACCTTTCCCACCGCCTACCGGGGCATGATGTTTTCTGCCCTGCACGGCAGTTGGAACCGCTCGCAAAAAAGCGGCTACAAAGTAATTATGATTGACCCCAAAACGGGCAAAACCACGGATTTCCTGACCGGATTCCTGTCGGGTCAGAGAGTGCTGGGGCGGCCTGTAGACCTCGTGGTGGCCGCCGACGGAGCCATGCTGCTGACCGACGACGGCGCGGGTAAGGTGTGGCGCATTCAGTACACCGGGAATTGA
- a CDS encoding Asp23/Gls24 family envelope stress response protein — protein MTGSIHITEAALASLIGLTAHEIPGVVGMAPANLKEGLSRVLGRANVSDGVVISKDAQGGLTADLYIVAAYGVSIPTVARNIVDRVVHTVRGQAGIELKATRVHAVGVQRA, from the coding sequence GTGACTGGCTCCATCCATATTACCGAGGCGGCCCTCGCCTCGCTTATCGGCCTGACGGCCCACGAAATTCCGGGCGTGGTGGGCATGGCCCCTGCGAATCTCAAAGAAGGGCTGTCCCGTGTGCTGGGCCGCGCCAACGTCAGCGACGGCGTGGTGATCTCCAAAGACGCGCAGGGTGGCCTCACCGCCGACCTGTATATCGTGGCGGCCTACGGCGTCAGCATTCCCACCGTGGCCCGCAATATCGTTGACCGCGTGGTACACACTGTGCGCGGGCAAGCAGGCATAGAACTGAAAGCCACCCGCGTTCATGCCGTGGGGGTTCAACGTGCATAA